The genome window AACTGCTGGCGTATCAGAACTCGTGGATGAAGCACTTTCTGTCGGCTTTTCAGCGGATTCCTCTTCGGTGTCGCCACCGCATCCTACAATACCGATGCTCATGATGCCTACTGCGAAAAGGACAAGCACGAGCCACGTTAATCTCGATTGCATTTTTCTAAATTCCTCCTTTAGATTCATCACATCGCTTGCAAACCAATATTGTCCAATTACATCCAAAAATTGTCTGTCCCAATTTTCTAAATGCGCATAAGTCAAGAACCAGATGCTTAATGGATATGACGATTTTTTACGGATGTTGTTTAAGACATTATAACTTCTTTACAAAAATATGTCAAGTTAATTTGTTAGCGTTGATGCATATCTGCTGTTCAGGGTCAAATATGAAGCCGCCTCAAGGGTCTGAATCACATCGGTGACCTGAATTTCGGACATGCACCCTGCTTTTCCGAATCGACAGGTTGCTCCTAAACATGGGCAGTCCGACTTCCGTCGAATTGTCTGACACTTTTCACCGGCTGGACCGAAACGGGTCGGATCTCCGGGTCCATACAGTCCGATTGTCTGAGTACCAACCGCTGCGGCGAGATGCATCGGACCGCTATCGTTGCCGATAAACACATTGCATGTATGCAAAATTGATGCCAATTGTGTCAGTGTCGTTTTGCCAGCAATATTGATTGATTCACCGCGCATAAGTGCTTGAATTTCAGTGATTATCGGTATTTCACCTTTCACGCCGACAAACAGGATTTGTGAACGTTTTTGGGCAATCAGCCAATCCGCTAATTCCGCATATCGCTCAGGCAACCATCTTTTTAACGGAATCGGGGACCCAGGATGGATAGCAATCAACCGGTGTTGCCTATCAATCCGATATGTGGCAAGGAAATCGGATGCCCATTTTTCATCTTCCGCTGTTACTGAGAAGATTGCAGTTTGGACGGGTGTTGGGATACCCGTTTGGTTCAATATATCGAGGTTACGCGTCGTTTCGTGGGTTCCACTGAATTGTGCAAAACCCAATTTATTCGCAACTTGCAGAGCGGCACGATTGAGCCGTCTCGGCGTAAGCCGTAAGAATGCAAACCAAACAATCCGCCAATCGCTGCGGAGCTCCACCATCAGGTCGTACCTTTGGCGGCGTAACTGGCGGTAGAGCTTAAACGTTTCTC of Candidatus Poribacteria bacterium contains these proteins:
- the waaF gene encoding lipopolysaccharide heptosyltransferase II; translation: MFQNAAEILTLIVSAAVQWLFYRKRLPKDFIPERILVIKLDHLGDVLLATPVFSNLRRAYPNAELHALTGDWSRVVLEKHPDVNEVIEYNSPVFCRTGQPTPLRETFKLYRQLRRQRYDLMVELRSDWRIVWFAFLRLTPRRLNRAALQVANKLGFAQFSGTHETTRNLDILNQTGIPTPVQTAIFSVTAEDEKWASDFLATYRIDRQHRLIAIHPGSPIPLKRWLPERYAELADWLIAQKRSQILFVGVKGEIPIITEIQALMRGESINIAGKTTLTQLASILHTCNVFIGNDSGPMHLAAAVGTQTIGLYGPGDPTRFGPAGEKCQTIRRKSDCPCLGATCRFGKAGCMSEIQVTDVIQTLEAASYLTLNSRYASTLTN